In Boudabousia tangfeifanii, the DNA window GCGGCAGTGGTGGTTAAGGCTAAAGAACTTGCCCCAGGCTGTTCACTTGCCGGCACCCCAGCATCCTCATCAGGGCTCGGCCAAGTTTGGAGCAAGGTTTCTGCCGCGCCCTCGATGACCGCCAAGGGGGTACGCATGTCGTGGCTGACGCCGCGCATGAAAACCATTTTGAGCCGTTCACGTTCAGCCAGATTGTCTTGTTCACGCTGTGCCTGTACCAGTTTGACCCTTTGGATAAAGGCCGCAGCTTCGGCCAACACCGCTTTTAAGGCACGCTTTTGGGCTTCGTCGAGTTGTCCTTCACGAATCACAACCGCCCCAGCCACATAATCTGCGGTGCGAATGGGATAGCAAGTAATGGAAACATCTTTGAGGGTGTCGGTGTCATAGCCGGCCGAGTGCAAGTTGGTCAGTGACCATTCAATAATTCCTCGTTCCTTCTCGCTGATCCCTTCCCAAGTGGCAACCTCGTCTTTCTTCATAATTTGCCAGTCACCGGGCTGAATTTCATTGATCACTTCCGAGAGGGCGTGAAGTACTTCGTCCTCGTTCGTAGCCAGCGAGAATTTACGGTTCGCATTCAAAATCGCGGCCATCTTATTCGAGGACTGGGTCGCGGCCCGCTGGGTGCGTCGAATCTGTGCCACGAACGTGGAAAAGAAGAGGGTAATTACCCCCATCAGCAGGTAGTTAATTAAGTTTTCGTGGCCCGCAATCGCAAACGTGTAGTACGGCTCAACAAACAGGAAGTTATAGAGCAAAATTGCCAAAATAACTGAGCCGGCGGGATACCAGCTCGAGGGCGCCTTGTAGGCAACGAGCAGCACGGCAAACTCGATCACCCCAATTACGACGAGGACGGGAGCACCCAACAAGTCCAGCACCAGACCAAGCCCAATTGCCGCCAGCACAATCGCCACCGAGGCGAGGGCGATTGGCAGATGGAAATGCGCCTTAATCTGCTCCCATAGTTTGGCCGAGCGTTGGTGTCCGGTGGGAGCCACATCGGGAATGATATGCACTTCCACCTCGGGCAGGGCGGCAATAATCCGGTCAGAGGTGGAGGCTTTTAACCGCCACCGGTGGGAGCCACTGCGCCCCATCACGATTTTGGTGGCCCTGACCATTTCAGCATAGTCCACAATCTGCACCGCCGCGTCAGCTCCATGAATGTGGCTGATTTGGGCGCCCAAGCTTTTAGCCAGCTTGAAGTTAGTGTTCAGCTGATCCTTGGCCGCCTGGTCTAGTTCGTCGTCCTTGTCTGTCTGGACATAAATGGCGTGGAAATCAGCTTTGAGGGCTTTGGCTAGGCGGGCGGCGGAACGAATCACGCGCCCATTACCATCCTGGTAAGACAGGCAGGCCAATACGGTATCCCCCGCATCCATCTGGTTTTTGCGGTTCGTAGCAACCAGTCGGGCGGCCCCACGTCGCAAAGCAACTTCACGCAAAGCGGTGAGTTTCTTTTGAGAGAAAAAGTTTTCGACAGCTCGGTTAACTTTCGCGGTGGGATAGATTTTGCCTGCCTGCAACCGTTCATGCAGTTCAACCGGTTCGATATCAACGAGGGCGACTTGGTCGGCCTCGTCAAAAATATAGTCCGGGAGGGTTTCTGTTACTTCAATCTTGGAGATTTGTTTGACCACGTCCTGGAGGGAAACCAAATGCTGAATATTGACGGTAGTCAGCACGTTAATGCCCGCATCTAGGCAGTCGAGGACGTCCTGGTATCGTTTGGTGTGCCGCAGCCCGGGAGCATTCGTGTGGGCCAGCTCGTCAATCACCACATATTCGGGTTTTCGTGCCAGAACCGCCTCAAGATCAAGGTCTTTTAGGTCAAGATTCTTGTAGTTAACGGTTTTTGGGGCAATCAGTTCGAGGCCTTCAACTAGGGCCATGGTATCGGGACGCGTATGGGGTTCGACGTAACCGATCACTACGTCTTTGCCTTCGGCTTTTAGCTGGTGTGCGGCTTGTAGCATGGCATAGGTCTTCCCAGCTCCGGCAATGTAGCTGTAGAAGATTTTCAGTTTCCCCCGCATTGGTTTTCCGCTCCTTTGCTTGGCTTTCTGGCTGGGAAAGTTGCGCCCGTTACCTTTGATAATTATATGTCTGGCTTAGCTTTTGGCTCTAGCCGCCTTTGGCGCCCTCGGTCAGCAAGGTGAGCCGAGGGCGCCAAAAGACTTTATTTCAGGCCGTCTAGTTCCAAGTTAACTAGCAGCACATTGGTGATGGGTTGCCAGTAGTTGCCGGCAGTGTGACGTTTAATCACGTCCTCTACTTGGCTTTGCTCAAGGCCGCGCGACTTGGCAATCCGCGGTGCCTGAGACATTGCCGAAGACAGCGAGATATTTGGGTCGAGGCCGGAACCAGACCCGGTCACCAAATCGATGCCCACGGGAGCAGGCAGGTTAAGGCTCTTAGCCCGCTCCTGCAAAGTTTTTTGATATTCCGGGTAGCTAACAGCCTGGTTGGTCGGGCCGGCAAAGTAGTGGCCGGGGAAAGATTCTGTATCTTCTAGTTCCCAACGCCCCTGCAGGTATTTCTCCCCTTTCATAGGCTGCGAAAGGTATTCGGAGGCAATCACTTTGCCGTCTTTTTCGACCAGGGAACCATTGACTCGGTGGGAGAAAACCGCTTGGCCGATTCCAGTCATCACTAGCGTGTAGATCACCCCGAAGACCAGGGTATAAACCAAGATGGCTCGGGTTGCCCGGAAAACTCGTTTGAGGTTGATGTTCATGATGTTCCTTTAGAGTCCAATGGTGAAGTGTAGGATCAGGTCAATAATTTTGATGGCGATAAAGGGGGCGACTACCCCACCGAGGCCGTAAACCAGCAGGTTTCGCTTCAGCAACTGCGCGGCTGGCACTGCCCGGTATTTAACGCCTTTGAGGGCTAGCGGAATCAGCGCCACAATGATGAGGGCGTTGTAAATGATGGCCGACAAAATGGCGGATTCACCCGAGGATAGGCCCATAATGTTGAGCACTCCCAACTGCGGGAAGAGGCCGACGAACATCGCGGGGATGATCGCGAAGTATTTGGCCACGTCATTGGCGAAACTGAAAGTGGTCAGGGCGCCACGGGTCATCAATAGCTGCTTGCCGATGCGCACGATTTCAATCAGTTTCGTGGGTGAGGAGTCTAGGTCAACCATGTTGCCTGCTTCTTTCGCCGCCTGGGTGCCGGTATTCATGGCCACGGCCACGTCGGCTTGGGCGAGGGCGGGGGCATCGTTAGTGCCGTCACCGGTCATGGCAACTAGGTGTCCCGCTTTTTGGAACTTCTTAATCATGTCCAGTTTGCCTTCAGGGGTGGCTTCCGCCAAGAAGTCATCTACGCCTGCTTCGGCGGCAATCGCGGCTGCAGTTACCGGATTGTCACCGGTGATCATTATGGTTTTGATGCCCATGGTGCGCAGTGCGGAGAACTGGGCGGCAACCCCATCCTTCACAATGTCTTTGAGGTAGACAACGCCCATCACTTCATAGTCTTTGACTACGACTAGTGGGGTGCCGCCAAGGCGGGCCACATGGTCCACGTGGTGGTAGGTTTCCTCTGGGATCGACTTGCCTTTAGCGGCCAGGTACTGGGCGATGGCATCGACTGCCCCTTTCCTGATTTCATGGCCGTCATAGTCCACCCCAGACATTTTGGTGCGGGCCGAGAATTCGATGAAATGGTAGTTCTCGGTGTGCTGGCGTTCGCGAATCCCGTAATGCTTGGCGAGCACTACAATCGAGCGGCCTTCCGCGGTTTGGTCGGCCAGGGAGGAGAGCTGTGCCGCATCGGCCAGTTCTTTTTCGTCCACGCCTGGGGCTGGCATAAATTCGGAGGCCTGACGGTTACCGAGAGTAATCGTGCCAGTCTTGTCAAGCATGAGGATGTCCACGTCGCCGGCAGCTTCAATGGCTCGACCGGACATGGCCAGTACATTGGCATCGTTGAGACGAGACATACCCGCAATGCCGATGGAAGATAGCAGCGCACCAATGGTGGTGGGTGCGAGGCAGACTAGGAGTGCCACCAGCGAGGTGATCGAGGTCGGGTTCGACATGCCCAGTTGCTTGGCCACAAAATCGGAGTAGGCGTAGAGGGCAATGCAAACCACGATGAAAATCAGGG includes these proteins:
- a CDS encoding potassium-transporting ATPase subunit C, coding for MNINLKRVFRATRAILVYTLVFGVIYTLVMTGIGQAVFSHRVNGSLVEKDGKVIASEYLSQPMKGEKYLQGRWELEDTESFPGHYFAGPTNQAVSYPEYQKTLQERAKSLNLPAPVGIDLVTGSGSGLDPNISLSSAMSQAPRIAKSRGLEQSQVEDVIKRHTAGNYWQPITNVLLVNLELDGLK
- a CDS encoding ATP-binding protein; its protein translation is MRGKLKIFYSYIAGAGKTYAMLQAAHQLKAEGKDVVIGYVEPHTRPDTMALVEGLELIAPKTVNYKNLDLKDLDLEAVLARKPEYVVIDELAHTNAPGLRHTKRYQDVLDCLDAGINVLTTVNIQHLVSLQDVVKQISKIEVTETLPDYIFDEADQVALVDIEPVELHERLQAGKIYPTAKVNRAVENFFSQKKLTALREVALRRGAARLVATNRKNQMDAGDTVLACLSYQDGNGRVIRSAARLAKALKADFHAIYVQTDKDDELDQAAKDQLNTNFKLAKSLGAQISHIHGADAAVQIVDYAEMVRATKIVMGRSGSHRWRLKASTSDRIIAALPEVEVHIIPDVAPTGHQRSAKLWEQIKAHFHLPIALASVAIVLAAIGLGLVLDLLGAPVLVVIGVIEFAVLLVAYKAPSSWYPAGSVILAILLYNFLFVEPYYTFAIAGHENLINYLLMGVITLFFSTFVAQIRRTQRAATQSSNKMAAILNANRKFSLATNEDEVLHALSEVINEIQPGDWQIMKKDEVATWEGISEKERGIIEWSLTNLHSAGYDTDTLKDVSITCYPIRTADYVAGAVVIREGQLDEAQKRALKAVLAEAAAFIQRVKLVQAQREQDNLAERERLKMVFMRGVSHDMRTPLAVIEGAAETLLQTWPSPDEDAGVPASEQPGASSLALTTTAAQKQLLADIRNESHEMARSIDNLLNMTKVTSQAFELQLQPEVLEEIVENAIEKCQPRKKGRHISLVNPEKSTIINCDPNLVSQVVINLLDNAIKHTTDDGEIKVKIKESKEWVQLKVIDNGTGIQPEVLPHIFNDFLTSDSQFADRHRGLGLGLGICKSVVESHGGHMYARNHENGAEVGFAMPKSGQAGSNQEVEPFTGAIPTVA